The DNA segment GGATAAATATCTTAAATACCGGCTTGGAAAAAACTACTCATTTGAAAAAAATTTTGGAGGAGTTTATTATCTTTTTTTAAGGGGGATAGATTCTTCTGAAAACACAACCGGTGTTTTTTATGATTTGCCTTTGTTACCATCAACTGAGGTTTAAGATGAAACTAAAATATTTTTTTATTTTTGTCCTTGTTTTTGTTTTTTTTTCAGGCTGTTCATGGAAAACAAATAGTTTTAGAACTGATGAGGTTTTTAAAAAAGAATTTCTTATTACCGATAATCAGCCTTTAAATCTTTGTGTTAAAAAAGACTCCCATGTTTTATTGAAAAATTCTGATTTTTCAGTTGAATATCTAAGCCCTTTTGTTGTTTCTTCAATTGATTCTCAATGTGTTCCAGAAATTATCTGGGTTTTTAAGATAAAATCTTTTTACGGGTTTTATCCGAAAAAAGTTCAAATTTCAGAGGTTAATTATGGCTGTTTTAAAAAACCTTTAATAATTGATCAGAATTTAGTTTTTAAAAAAAGATTAATAAATTTAAGAACCAATGGAACTCTTGCTGTTTCTGACACGAACAAGTGGCTTTTTAATAATAAAGATGAGTTTTTGGTTTTTAAAATAGAAATGTTTGAAAATAAGAATAAAAGCTCTTTGCTTTATCAGCCCTTTTTTTTGTCTTTAGAGGAAAAAAAGAGATATTTAAGGGCAGTAACTAAAATTAAATCAAACAAAAACTGCCCGTAAAAGTATTTATAAATTGGTTTTTATAAATTCAGTTTGTTCCAAGGCAATTTCAATTAAAAAAGGTTTGCCATTTATTTTGAATACAAGTCTTCTGTGAATTTGGTACTCACAATCTATTATAAGGGTAATTGCACTGTTTAAGGCAAGAGCTTTGGGCTGTCCGCAAAAAGATGAAAGGTCATATTTGTCTTCTATAGTTCTCATGAGAAGACCCATGATTTGGTTTGTGATTTCTCCTATACTGTCTGCCACCTCGCTTGAGGTAAAGTCTTTTGCAAGTTCATCTTCTGGCATTCCCATTGTTTTCATATAAGAGGTGTAAACTTCCATGGCAGCCGCCTCAGTAAGATTAATTACAACAAGTCCGTTGTAATTGCCTGTAAACTGGACAAAGCATCCAATGTCGGGAGTCATGGTAACCTTTGGGATTTTTTGAAATGTTTTTGAGTATTCAACTTTTTGTTTTGTGCTTGTTTCTATTATATGTTTTGTAGCTTTGCAAAGAAGGGTTGCAATTTTATCTATTGTTTGCGGCTCGTTGTTCATGGTATTGTAGACCTTTCAAATCAATTAATATAAATTTAAAATACATAAAGATATAACATGAAAATAAAGGAATTAACAAATCAAGATTTTCACCATGAACTTTTTCAAGACTTTAAAGAAGAATACGGTTTTAGTTTTTTAGATTTTTATTTTTCCCAATTTTTAATGGAAAAAGAGGATGATAAGAGTTTTATTTCAGCCTTTTTTCTTATGTACTTGAGCATGGAAACAAGAAAAGGAAATATTTGCATTGATTTAAATTCTGATCCTAAACTTTTTAAGTTCGTAAAAAACTACAATATTTCCATTGATCAATTTAAAAATGAAATTATAGCCTGCGAAGCTGTAGGTAAAGACAGCAGCAAGTCCCCTATTGTATATGAAAATGATTTTTTTTATTTAAACAGGTATTATAACTATGAAAATTTTTTTTCAAAATTTATAATCTCAAGGGCTTTAAATAAAAACTATGATAAAAAAACAATTTCAAAACTTAATCAGATAATTCCAAAATATTTTAAAGACTCCAAATTAAATCCAGACTGGCAGATGTTTGCTGCTCTTACAGCATGCTTTTCCCAGTTTTGTGCTGTTTCAGGAGGGCCGGGCACAGGTAAAACCACAGTTATAGTAAAAATAATTGCAGTGATTTTTGAACTTTGGTATCCAAAGATTCCTGAAATAATTTTGTGTGCACCCACTGGAAAAGCTGCTTCAAGACTTGTTGAAGCAATTAACAATACAATCTCCTCCATAAATTTAAATGAAGAAATTAAAAAAAATTTCCCCTCAAAAGCATCTACCATTCACAGACTTCTTGGTTTTTCATCAAAAACAAACAGATTTGTATTCAATAAAAATAACAGGCTTAAAGCTGATGTAGTAATTGTTGATGAAGCTTCAATGATAGATATGAAGCTAATGGCCAATCTTTGCGAAGCACTTGAAGATCATTCAAAACTTATTCTTTTAGGTGATAGATTTCAGCTTGCTTCTGTTTCTCCTGGTTCTGTGTTTGGTGATATTTGTAAAAGAGGAGAAAAAACAGGGTGCTCAAATAAATACATTGAGGTATTAAAAAATTTTTTTGATGAAAAAGGCTTAAGTCAAATCCCTTGTTCAGATGATGGCAAAATTTCAGATTCCATAGTTGAGCTTAAAAAAAGTTATAGATTTGATAAAAAAAGTGGAATTGGCAAACTGGCAGAAGCTGTTAAAAATATGGATACTCAAAAATGTTTTGATATTTTTGATTCAGGTTTTAATGATATTGAATTTATTGAAACAAAAAACTATTCAGATTTTAAAACCAGGATTCTTGGTTTTGCAGACAAATATTATAAAAGACTTGGTTTAGTTAAAGACCCTGAGCTGGCTTTTAAATATTTTTCAGAGTTTATGATTTTATCTCCCTTAAATGACAATGAGTATGGAGTTTCAGGGCTTAATTTGATAATTGAAAATCTTTTTACAAATAAAAAAAGTTTGGAAGAAAAACTTTGGTACAATGGAAAACCTGTAATTATAACAAAAAATGATTATATAAATAATCTTTTTAATGGGGACACAGGGATTTGTTTAGAAGATCGAAACGGTGAAAACAAGGTTTTTTTCCAATCTTCTGATTTGGCTTATAAAACTTTTCACCCTCTTAGATTAAATAATTGCCAAAGTGTTTTTTCAATGACTATTCATAAAAGCCAGGGCTCTGAGTTTGACAATGTTTTAATTGTTCTTCCAGAATATGAAACAAGTGTTTTGTCAAGGGAGCTTATTTATACTGCTGTAACAAGGGCTAGAAAAAAGGTTTATTTTTTGGGCAAAAAGTCTATTTTCCAAACTAGTATAAAAAGGTCTGTTTCAAGAAGTTCAGGTCTTTATTCAAGACTTTGGAAAAAATGATTTAAATCTATGAAATGTTTAATTTAGGTTTTAGTTAATTGGGGTTTATATTTGGAGAAAAAAATGATTTTTTTAAGAAAAACAGTAGCATTTTTTATAATTGTTTTAATTTTATCAGGGTGTTCAAAAGCTAAGGTTTATGATTCTTCAATTGAAAGATTAAGGAAAAATTCAGATCTTGAAGTTGAAACAATAAAGCTGGCAAATGGTGAAATTTCCTATCTTAATAATTTTGGATTTAAAGACCCTGAAAGCAATCAGGATTATCTTATAATGATTCATGGGTTTGGTTCAAACAAAGATACCTGGCTCAATTTTTCAAAAGAGCTGACAAAAAAATTTAAAATTATTGTTTTGGATCTTCCTGGCCATGGAGAAAGTTTTTCAGAACTGTCCAATGAATATACAATTAAAAATCAGGTGGAATGGTTAAAAGATTTTTTAACTTCACTTGAAATTGAAAAAGCACATTTAATCGGCAGCTCAATGGGTGGAGCAATTGCCTTAAAATTTACAAGTAAATATCCTTTAAAAGTTAATTCTCTTACCTTAATTAACAGTGCAGGAATTTATAAAACAGAAACCAAGTTTACCAAAAGTCTTGAAAAAGGTAAAAATTTACTTGTGGTTGAAAATAAAAAAGAATTTAAAGAATTAATGGATTTGGTAATGGAAAATCAGCCATATATTCCATCTATGTTTTTTAAGGTTTTAACCGAAAGAAAAATCAAACGGAAAGCAATTGACCAAAAAATATTTGATGACATGTCCAAGGATCTGATTGATTTGTCAGGTAATGTAGAAAAAATAAAAACTCCAACTTTAATTTTGTGGGGAGAAAAAGATCAGGTGCTTCATCTTGATAATGCCTATGAATTTAAAAATAGAATTAAAACAAGCAGTCTTGTTGTTTTTGAAGATACCGGACATCTTCCAATGATGGAAGTTCCCAAAAAGACTGCTTCTGCATTTGTGGGTTTTGTTTCTGGAAGCTCAATTGGCAACTGACTTTTTGTTTTAATTGATAAATTGTTTGATTGTAAGTTTTGCTTCTAAAATGTTTTTTGGAAGCAAAACTTTACTTAAATTATCTGCTTAAAATATATTCAGCAATAAGTCTTACTCCAAACCCTGTTCCGCCTTTGTTTGTATAATAATTTGCTTCCTGGCTAAAGGCAGGGCCTGCAATATCAAGATGAACAAAATCTGTTTTTTCTACAAATTCTTTTAAAAAAAGAGCTGCTGTAATTGCTCCTCCGTATCTGCCTCCACCTATGTTTTTAAGGTCTGCAACATCACTTTTTAATCTTTTTCCATATTCTTTAAAAACAGGAAGCATCCAGCAGGGTTCATTTATTTCCTGTCCTTTTTTTACAATTTCTTCACCAATTTTTTCATTATCTGTAAAAACTCCAGCAATTTTGTCGCCCAAAGCCACCATACATGCACCTGTAAGTGTTGCAGCATCAATTATAAGGTCTGGATTAAAAAGTTTTTCAGTATATGAAAGTGCATCAGCAAGAAGAAGTCTTCCTTCAGCATCTGTATTTAACACTTCAATTGTTTTTCCTGAATAGGATTTTAAAACATCACCTGGTCTATAGGCATCTCCTGAAACCATGTTTTCAGCTATTGGAACAACAACAATTATTTTTTTGTTTATTCCAAGTTTAGCCAGAGCAGCAGCAGCTCCTGTAACAGCGGCAGCTCCCCCCATGTCAAGTTTCATATCTTCCATTCCAGATGGCGGCTTAAGATCAAGACCTCCTGAGTCAAATGTTATGCCTTTTCCCACAAGGGCAATTGTTTCATCATAATCTTTAGGAGTATATTCCATTATTACAAGATATGCCCCTTCAGTACTTCCCTTTGCAACTCCTAAGTGGGAATTAAATCCAAGTTCTTCAAGTTTTTCATTATCAAGTACTTTTGTTTGAAGTCCTGATTTTGATGCAAAATCAACTAAAAGATTTTTAAGTTGTTCAGGTCTTTTGTCCATTGGAGGAGTTGAAACAATATTTCTTGCAAAAAATACACAGGAACATATTTTTTCTGATTTTTGTGCAATGTTTTTAAATTGCTCAAAGTTTTCATCCAAAACAGGAATTTTTATTTCCTTTAAAGGAGAATCTTCTTTTTTGGATTTGTATTCATTGAAATTGTAATTTGAAAGATAGGCTCCTTCACATAAAGCTTTAAAAACATCTTTTTTGTCTAGGTCTGTTTTTTGTGTTTCAGGGATTATAAGATCAAGAGATGAAGCCTTTAATGAGATTGCCTTTTTTACAGCATTGGAAGCAAATTTTCTAAAGGATTCAATGGAAAGTTTTTCTTTTTTTCCAAGCCCGCATAAAATAATTTTTTTGGCGTTTATGTTTTCAGGTGAATAAAAAACAATAGATTTGTCTTCCTGGCCTTTAAACTCTTCAAGATCCCTTGCTTTTTGTTCCCAAGGATAATATTTTTTATCCCCTGAAAATTCATTGATGTTTTCACTTACAGCAATTGCTGTAACTTCAGAACCAGAGTCAAGTTCAGAAAATTTAATAATTTTAATCATTTATCTCTCCGCTTATTTGCTTTCGTATTTAATTGAACTGAATTTCATAAGTTTTGTAAAATTGTGAATAGACTTTATATATCTGATCGTTCCTGTTCTTCCTCTTATTACAAGGGATTGAGTAACAGCACCTTTTCCTGTATAGGTTACTCCCGATAAAAAAGATCCCCCTGAAATTCCTGTAGCTGCAAAGAAAACATCATCACTTCTTACAAGATCATTTACATTTCTTACTTTTTTAAGATCTGCCCCTTCCTTTTGAAGAGCTTCAATTTCATCTTTGTTCTGGGGATCTAATCTCGTATAGATTTCTCCATTAAGTCCTTTAATAGCACAGGCTGCAAGAACTCCCTCTGGAGTTCCTCCTGTTCCCATCATCAGGTCTATTTCAGAGGCTGGATCAATTGCCATAAGTGCACCTGCAACATCACCGTCTGTATGAAGCTGAATTCTTGCACCTGCTTTTCTTATTCTTTCAATAAGTTCTTTGTGCCTTGGTTTGTCCAGTACAAAAACCATTAAATCTTCCACACTTTTTCCAAGGGCCTTTGCTATTTTTAAAAGATTATCTTCAACTGGAGCTTCAATATCTGCAACATCTTTAGCAGCTTCAGGAACAACAAGTTTTTCCATATAATAGCTTGAGCCAGGGGTAAACATAGTGCCTTCAGGCGACACTCCAACAACTGCTATAGCGTTTGGTCTACCATAGGCAAGAAGATTGGTTCCTTCAACAGGGTCAACTGCAACATCAACTGAAGGCCCATTTCCTGTTCCAAGAGTTTCACCATTGTAAAGCATTGGGGCTTTGTCTTTTTCGCCTTCCCCGATAATTACCCTTCCTTTAATACCTATTGAGTTAAAAGAAAGCCTCATGGCATCCACTGCAGCCTGATCTCCGTTTTCTTTTTCACCTTTTCCAAGCCATCTTGCTGAAGCAAGGGCGGCAGTTTCAGTAACTCTTACAAGATCAAGACCCAGATTATGTTGGGGATATTCCATAAAACACTCTCCATTTTAATTTAAATATTTAATAAACCAGTTTACTGATTCTTTTAACATAGTTTTTTGATCTTTTGGATTGGTTATCCTGTGATCTCCATTTTTAATTCTTAAAAGTTTTTTGTCATTATCAATTTTTGAGAAAAGAATTTCACCATTTTCAAAAGGTACAATCTCATCTTTATCTCCATGGATAACAAGAGTGTTTTTTACTTTATCAAGCTCAGCCAAAAGGTCAAAATCAATATTGTTTTTAAAAAAACTTTTTGAAAGCCCTGTTTCTTTCATTAAAATATCAATGCTTCCTGTAAAAGAATTTTCCATGGATTGTCCAATAATTGGAGAAGCAGCAAGAACCATGGAGTTGGGATTAATTTCCTTGGAGGAAAAAATACAGGTGGCTCCTCCCATACTGCTTCCAAAAAGTCCGATTTTTTTTATTGTAAATTTTGATTTAAGATAATCATAAGCCGATAAAATATCTTTTTTCCTTGTTAAGAGATTTGTTTTTTCAAGATTTCCCTCGCTTTTGCCACAGCCCCTGTGATTAAACCTTAAATAACCTATGT comes from the Desulforegulaceae bacterium genome and includes:
- a CDS encoding DUF3334 family protein — translated: MNNEPQTIDKIATLLCKATKHIIETSTKQKVEYSKTFQKIPKVTMTPDIGCFVQFTGNYNGLVVINLTEAAAMEVYTSYMKTMGMPEDELAKDFTSSEVADSIGEITNQIMGLLMRTIEDKYDLSSFCGQPKALALNSAITLIIDCEYQIHRRLVFKINGKPFLIEIALEQTEFIKTNL
- the recD gene encoding exodeoxyribonuclease V subunit alpha codes for the protein MKIKELTNQDFHHELFQDFKEEYGFSFLDFYFSQFLMEKEDDKSFISAFFLMYLSMETRKGNICIDLNSDPKLFKFVKNYNISIDQFKNEIIACEAVGKDSSKSPIVYENDFFYLNRYYNYENFFSKFIISRALNKNYDKKTISKLNQIIPKYFKDSKLNPDWQMFAALTACFSQFCAVSGGPGTGKTTVIVKIIAVIFELWYPKIPEIILCAPTGKAASRLVEAINNTISSINLNEEIKKNFPSKASTIHRLLGFSSKTNRFVFNKNNRLKADVVIVDEASMIDMKLMANLCEALEDHSKLILLGDRFQLASVSPGSVFGDICKRGEKTGCSNKYIEVLKNFFDEKGLSQIPCSDDGKISDSIVELKKSYRFDKKSGIGKLAEAVKNMDTQKCFDIFDSGFNDIEFIETKNYSDFKTRILGFADKYYKRLGLVKDPELAFKYFSEFMILSPLNDNEYGVSGLNLIIENLFTNKKSLEEKLWYNGKPVIITKNDYINNLFNGDTGICLEDRNGENKVFFQSSDLAYKTFHPLRLNNCQSVFSMTIHKSQGSEFDNVLIVLPEYETSVLSRELIYTAVTRARKKVYFLGKKSIFQTSIKRSVSRSSGLYSRLWKK
- a CDS encoding alpha/beta hydrolase, coding for MIFLRKTVAFFIIVLILSGCSKAKVYDSSIERLRKNSDLEVETIKLANGEISYLNNFGFKDPESNQDYLIMIHGFGSNKDTWLNFSKELTKKFKIIVLDLPGHGESFSELSNEYTIKNQVEWLKDFLTSLEIEKAHLIGSSMGGAIALKFTSKYPLKVNSLTLINSAGIYKTETKFTKSLEKGKNLLVVENKKEFKELMDLVMENQPYIPSMFFKVLTERKIKRKAIDQKIFDDMSKDLIDLSGNVEKIKTPTLILWGEKDQVLHLDNAYEFKNRIKTSSLVVFEDTGHLPMMEVPKKTASAFVGFVSGSSIGN
- a CDS encoding leucyl aminopeptidase, coding for MIKIIKFSELDSGSEVTAIAVSENINEFSGDKKYYPWEQKARDLEEFKGQEDKSIVFYSPENINAKKIILCGLGKKEKLSIESFRKFASNAVKKAISLKASSLDLIIPETQKTDLDKKDVFKALCEGAYLSNYNFNEYKSKKEDSPLKEIKIPVLDENFEQFKNIAQKSEKICSCVFFARNIVSTPPMDKRPEQLKNLLVDFASKSGLQTKVLDNEKLEELGFNSHLGVAKGSTEGAYLVIMEYTPKDYDETIALVGKGITFDSGGLDLKPPSGMEDMKLDMGGAAAVTGAAAALAKLGINKKIIVVVPIAENMVSGDAYRPGDVLKSYSGKTIEVLNTDAEGRLLLADALSYTEKLFNPDLIIDAATLTGACMVALGDKIAGVFTDNEKIGEEIVKKGQEINEPCWMLPVFKEYGKRLKSDVADLKNIGGGRYGGAITAALFLKEFVEKTDFVHLDIAGPAFSQEANYYTNKGGTGFGVRLIAEYILSR
- the glpX gene encoding class II fructose-bisphosphatase, whose translation is MEYPQHNLGLDLVRVTETAALASARWLGKGEKENGDQAAVDAMRLSFNSIGIKGRVIIGEGEKDKAPMLYNGETLGTGNGPSVDVAVDPVEGTNLLAYGRPNAIAVVGVSPEGTMFTPGSSYYMEKLVVPEAAKDVADIEAPVEDNLLKIAKALGKSVEDLMVFVLDKPRHKELIERIRKAGARIQLHTDGDVAGALMAIDPASEIDLMMGTGGTPEGVLAACAIKGLNGEIYTRLDPQNKDEIEALQKEGADLKKVRNVNDLVRSDDVFFAATGISGGSFLSGVTYTGKGAVTQSLVIRGRTGTIRYIKSIHNFTKLMKFSSIKYESK
- a CDS encoding alpha/beta hydrolase, with the translated sequence MSSDFKKIYFNSAKFKLNGYLHIPKNFSNSIVIGSHGLLSDAKSRKQIALADELSKFNIGYLRFNHRGCGKSEGNLEKTNLLTRKKDILSAYDYLKSKFTIKKIGLFGSSMGGATCIFSSKEINPNSMVLAASPIIGQSMENSFTGSIDILMKETGLSKSFFKNNIDFDLLAELDKVKNTLVIHGDKDEIVPFENGEILFSKIDNDKKLLRIKNGDHRITNPKDQKTMLKESVNWFIKYLN